The following proteins come from a genomic window of Nitrospira sp.:
- a CDS encoding GDSL-type esterase/lipase family protein, whose protein sequence is MFEPNQSVEETPHPKLHYHATINSLGYRGPEFQQIKPPHVIRILCLGDSGTFGQFVNDEETLSANLERMLRQEGHSVEVINGGVPGTTIVDQVEILKRSMSLAPDIVILTFSENDITDLDAEPSQFAALAENRKVKGQTGLRAVYELVRDTALFNYFLKVRATWKTYSAPHASTAAFISNPEDSEPRHEQLWANYSRQMETMIQSLSGRNIRFIFNGYPTHQRIGADTFTDDRSRVQLSRAEALARSMGVTTVSLLPSFRETGLTKEELYHLPYDGHANKMGYLIQATALLPAAREAIRAVRPDSGDSRP, encoded by the coding sequence ATGTTCGAACCGAACCAATCGGTGGAGGAAACGCCTCATCCCAAGCTTCATTACCATGCGACGATCAACTCGCTCGGCTATCGAGGGCCTGAATTTCAACAAATCAAGCCTCCTCACGTTATTCGAATCCTCTGCCTCGGGGATTCCGGCACATTCGGTCAGTTTGTGAACGATGAGGAGACGCTCTCCGCAAATCTTGAGCGGATGCTGCGACAAGAAGGGCATTCTGTCGAAGTCATCAATGGGGGCGTACCAGGCACAACTATTGTGGATCAAGTAGAGATCCTTAAACGGAGCATGAGCCTCGCCCCGGACATTGTCATTCTCACATTCAGCGAAAATGATATTACTGACTTGGACGCGGAGCCCTCTCAATTTGCGGCGCTTGCGGAAAACCGGAAAGTGAAGGGACAGACAGGGCTGAGAGCCGTCTATGAACTCGTTCGCGACACAGCCCTCTTCAATTACTTCCTAAAAGTCAGAGCGACATGGAAAACCTACTCGGCGCCCCATGCATCAACCGCGGCATTCATTTCAAATCCTGAGGACTCGGAACCCCGGCATGAACAGCTATGGGCAAATTACTCACGCCAGATGGAGACAATGATTCAGTCTCTATCCGGCAGAAATATCCGCTTTATCTTCAATGGCTATCCGACACATCAACGGATCGGAGCCGACACGTTTACGGACGATCGGAGTCGCGTTCAACTCAGCCGGGCTGAAGCCTTGGCGAGGAGTATGGGAGTGACCACGGTGTCGCTCCTTCCTTCCTTCCGAGAAACCGGACTGACCAAAGAAGAGCTCTACCATTTGCCGTACGATGGGCACGCGAATAAGATGGGGTATCTGATTCAAGCGACAGCACTCCTTCCCGCCGCACGAGAAGCAATCCGGGCCGTTCGCCCAGACTCCGGAGACTCACGGCCCTAG